A single window of Chloracidobacterium thermophilum B DNA harbors:
- a CDS encoding DUF3108 domain-containing protein encodes MRIGILLLVGWSWVAGVSAAAQQRPRVVGPGESSAANGRVVALPVARHKFVVGEKLVYGVRVTVPSLGLRDAPVARFSTEVVEQGMFHGREGLRLLVRAETIGFVKATLFDLDDRFVTYLDPVTRLPYRAEADLKEGGRVERTVTVFDQSGRTAQVNGGRLIKLSGDTYDLAGLLWTTRNLDFEGPTTIRLSALNERNGTLVTVEIERLGRETLEVAGQTVPVVQLALRPLDANGKPSDERRIRLWITDDAYRYAVRITGGNEIGEFKAELSRFPSRSDTLEALPSGK; translated from the coding sequence ATGCGGATAGGTATCCTGCTGCTGGTTGGCTGGTCATGGGTTGCGGGCGTGTCGGCTGCGGCCCAGCAGCGGCCACGGGTCGTCGGGCCAGGGGAATCCTCGGCTGCCAACGGGCGTGTTGTGGCACTGCCAGTGGCCCGCCACAAATTCGTCGTTGGGGAAAAACTCGTGTACGGCGTGCGGGTCACAGTGCCCAGCCTGGGCCTGCGCGATGCCCCAGTGGCGCGTTTCTCGACGGAAGTCGTGGAGCAGGGGATGTTCCACGGGCGGGAGGGGTTGCGGCTGCTTGTGCGCGCTGAAACCATCGGGTTTGTCAAGGCAACGTTGTTTGATCTCGACGACCGCTTTGTAACCTATCTCGATCCGGTTACGCGGCTGCCCTACCGCGCCGAAGCTGACCTCAAGGAAGGAGGGCGGGTTGAGCGGACGGTGACGGTTTTTGACCAGTCGGGACGAACGGCGCAGGTCAACGGCGGCCGTTTGATCAAGCTGAGTGGCGACACCTATGACCTGGCCGGTTTGCTCTGGACGACGCGCAACCTCGATTTCGAGGGGCCAACGACCATCAGGTTGTCGGCTCTGAACGAACGCAACGGCACCCTTGTGACGGTCGAGATTGAGCGCCTTGGACGTGAGACCCTGGAGGTTGCTGGGCAGACTGTCCCGGTCGTACAGCTTGCGCTGCGCCCACTCGACGCCAACGGGAAGCCCTCCGATGAACGCAGAATCCGACTGTGGATTACGGATGATGCCTATCGCTATGCCGTACGGATCACGGGCGGCAATGAGATCGGCGAGTTCAAGGCCGAGTTGTCACGGTTTCCCAGCCGGAGCGACACGTTGGAAGCCCTGCCTTCCGGGAAGTGA
- the rpsT gene encoding 30S ribosomal protein S20 — protein MPNKASAIKRVRQTERRNAINRRNRSRLRTFIKKLRAALRKPTAEDLALVEPKKLSGVNRKTATGLQKVYLDAISVIDKSVQKGIIHRNTAARYKSRLWHRITTVLNQHKAGGTASSTPSA, from the coding sequence ATGCCGAACAAGGCTTCTGCCATCAAACGGGTCCGTCAGACCGAGCGGCGCAACGCCATCAATCGCCGCAACCGCAGCCGCTTGCGCACCTTTATCAAAAAGCTTCGCGCTGCCCTGAGAAAACCAACGGCTGAGGACTTGGCGCTGGTCGAACCGAAGAAACTTTCGGGCGTCAACCGGAAGACGGCGACGGGGCTTCAGAAAGTCTATCTGGATGCCATTTCAGTCATTGATAAGTCGGTGCAGAAAGGCATCATTCACCGCAACACGGCGGCCCGGTACAAATCCCGCCTCTGGCATCGGATCACAACCGTACTGAACCAGCACAAAGCCGGCGGTACGGCCTCGTCAACGCCCAGTGCCTGA
- the lpxC gene encoding UDP-3-O-acyl-N-acetylglucosamine deacetylase, with amino-acid sequence MTYQTTLRRAVSLRGIGLHTGQEVELTLCPAPADTGYVFRRTDLNGFEVAAVPHHVTHVSYATTLMRAGVMVSTVEHVLSALYGCGIDNAILDVTNCEVPILDGSARPFVEAIAEAGILTLESPRQVLQVEQRIEVVEGNRRLAIEPDDSFFIESTIDFDHPCIGRQSFACEVTPATYRQEIAPARTFGFLAEAETLRRHGLVRGATLENAIVLDADSILSPEPLRFPDEFARHKVLDIIGDFALLGLSLRGRIIAERSGHGLHSALIGRLLREARAWTVNGLPHGNGRPPATTASAGAAAGSGATAALAAPG; translated from the coding sequence ATGACCTACCAAACGACGCTGCGCCGCGCGGTCTCCCTTCGCGGCATTGGACTTCATACGGGACAGGAAGTTGAACTCACCCTGTGTCCGGCCCCGGCAGACACCGGTTATGTTTTCCGCCGCACGGATTTGAACGGTTTTGAAGTGGCAGCCGTACCTCACCATGTCACGCACGTCAGCTATGCCACGACGTTGATGCGCGCCGGTGTGATGGTGTCAACCGTTGAGCATGTCCTTTCAGCGCTCTACGGTTGCGGCATAGACAACGCCATTCTCGATGTCACGAACTGCGAAGTGCCCATTCTGGACGGAAGCGCGCGCCCCTTCGTCGAGGCCATTGCTGAAGCTGGAATCCTCACGCTGGAAAGTCCCCGGCAGGTTTTACAGGTCGAGCAACGCATCGAAGTGGTCGAAGGAAACCGCCGGTTGGCCATCGAGCCGGATGACAGTTTCTTCATCGAAAGCACAATTGACTTCGACCATCCGTGCATCGGGCGTCAGTCGTTTGCCTGCGAAGTGACTCCGGCAACGTACCGGCAGGAGATTGCTCCGGCGCGCACCTTTGGCTTTCTCGCCGAAGCCGAGACGCTGCGCCGGCACGGGCTGGTGCGCGGGGCAACGCTCGAAAATGCCATCGTCCTCGATGCCGATTCGATCCTCAGCCCGGAGCCGCTGCGCTTCCCGGATGAATTTGCGCGTCACAAGGTGCTGGACATCATTGGTGACTTCGCCCTGCTGGGGTTGTCCCTGCGGGGACGCATCATCGCCGAACGCTCCGGGCACGGCCTGCATTCGGCGCTCATCGGGCGCCTGCTCCGCGAAGCCCGGGCCTGGACAGTCAACGGACTGCCCCACGGGAACGGGCGGCCCCCTGCAACTACAGCTTCGGCGGGGGCAGCGGCAGGGTCAGGAGCAACTGCTGCGCTTGCCGCTCCCGGATGA
- a CDS encoding arginine-tRNA-protein transferase produces the protein MAHGQYFETSHVSPRQLDVLWANGWRHFGTYFYRYWINLTDEGVRHVLPLRIRLSDFALSESQRRIRRRNRDLRVVIQPTVIDTATLVLFERHKQRFTHNIPDSIYSFLSQEPASVPCRNEEIAVYDGERLVAKSFLDLGKESTSSVYGIFDPDYAKRSLGILTMLLEIAYSQARGDKFYYPGYAYHEPSHYDYKKRFVALEWFDWQGNWHPLPNGHRG, from the coding sequence ATGGCTCATGGACAGTACTTTGAAACCTCCCATGTCTCGCCGCGACAGTTGGACGTCCTGTGGGCCAACGGCTGGCGTCACTTCGGGACGTACTTTTACCGCTACTGGATCAATCTGACGGACGAGGGCGTACGGCACGTCCTCCCCCTGCGGATCAGACTGTCCGACTTTGCCCTTTCTGAGAGCCAACGCCGTATCCGCCGCCGCAACCGGGACCTGCGGGTGGTCATTCAACCCACGGTCATTGATACAGCGACGCTTGTGCTTTTCGAGCGCCACAAACAGCGTTTCACGCACAACATCCCGGACTCCATCTACTCCTTCCTGTCGCAGGAGCCGGCGTCAGTGCCCTGCCGCAACGAGGAAATTGCGGTCTATGACGGAGAACGGCTCGTTGCCAAAAGCTTCCTGGACTTGGGCAAAGAGTCCACCTCCAGCGTCTATGGCATCTTCGACCCGGATTACGCCAAACGCAGCCTGGGCATTTTGACGATGCTGCTCGAAATTGCCTACTCGCAGGCGCGCGGAGACAAGTTTTATTACCCCGGCTACGCCTACCACGAACCTTCCCACTACGACTACAAAAAGCGGTTCGTGGCGCTCGAATGGTTTGACTGGCAGGGCAACTGGCATCCCCTTCCCAACGGCCACCGTGGGTAG
- a CDS encoding MerC domain-containing protein, translating into MTEPHTPLTDTPSWMDRLNWVGATASLICAVHCLAMPLLVGVLPILGLSLLTSPWLEWSLIGFTGAIGLLTLLPSYHRKHRRLQPLALFLLGFGLILGTKFLLDEGSSLETSGMVTGALFVASANLTNHRLTHTCTVCRH; encoded by the coding sequence ATGACCGAGCCGCACACCCCACTAACCGACACACCTTCCTGGATGGACCGGCTCAACTGGGTCGGAGCGACGGCCTCACTCATCTGTGCCGTTCACTGCCTGGCCATGCCGCTGCTCGTCGGTGTACTCCCGATTCTGGGGCTGAGCCTGCTCACGTCCCCATGGCTTGAATGGTCTCTGATTGGCTTTACGGGCGCAATTGGTCTGCTCACGCTGCTGCCCAGCTACCATCGGAAACATCGCCGGTTACAGCCACTGGCCCTGTTCCTGCTGGGCTTCGGACTCATCCTTGGTACAAAGTTCCTGCTCGATGAAGGCTCCTCGCTGGAAACCTCCGGCATGGTCACGGGAGCGCTCTTCGTGGCCAGCGCCAATCTGACCAATCACCGCCTTACACACACCTGCACTGTCTGTCGGCACTGA